A single window of Deltaproteobacteria bacterium DNA harbors:
- a CDS encoding TerC family protein: MAFVLALLALDLGVFHRKAHAVTVKEAAIWSAIWVTLALAFNALVVHWFGAERGLEFLTGYLIEKALAVDNIFVFYAIFAYFAVPAVYQHRVLFWGVLGALEMRAIFIFAGAALISQFHWVMYVFGAILVITAIKLFTMPDDGIHPERNPVYKLMRRILPAVNEYHGARFTIVQQGKRYATPLLVVLLLIEWTDLVFAVDSISAIFAITSDPFIVFTSNIFAILGLRSLFFMLQGVIGKFHLLKPALAAVLLFLGGKMLLIDVVKLPIAVSLGVVAALIATGVIASLALPPRAPAAADR; the protein is encoded by the coding sequence ATCGCGTTCGTGCTCGCGCTGCTGGCGCTCGACCTCGGCGTCTTCCATCGCAAAGCGCACGCGGTCACGGTGAAGGAAGCGGCGATCTGGAGCGCGATCTGGGTGACGCTCGCGCTCGCGTTCAACGCGCTCGTCGTGCATTGGTTCGGCGCCGAGCGCGGCCTCGAGTTCTTGACGGGCTACCTGATCGAGAAGGCGCTCGCGGTCGACAACATCTTCGTCTTCTACGCGATCTTCGCGTACTTCGCGGTGCCCGCGGTGTATCAGCACCGCGTGCTGTTCTGGGGCGTGCTCGGCGCGCTCGAGATGCGCGCGATCTTCATCTTCGCCGGCGCGGCGCTGATCTCGCAGTTCCACTGGGTGATGTACGTGTTCGGCGCGATCCTCGTGATCACCGCGATCAAGCTCTTCACGATGCCCGATGACGGCATCCACCCCGAGCGCAATCCCGTCTACAAGCTGATGCGCCGCATCCTGCCTGCGGTGAACGAGTATCACGGCGCGCGCTTCACGATCGTGCAGCAGGGCAAGCGCTACGCGACGCCACTGCTCGTCGTGCTGCTCCTGATCGAGTGGACCGACCTCGTGTTCGCGGTCGACTCGATTTCGGCGATCTTCGCGATCACGAGCGATCCCTTCATCGTCTTCACCTCGAACATCTTCGCGATCCTCGGCCTGCGCTCGCTGTTCTTCATGCTGCAAGGCGTGATCGGCAAGTTCCATTTGCTGAAGCCCGCGCTCGCCGCGGTGCTGCTCTTCCTCGGCGGCAAGATGCTCTTGATCGACGTCGTGAAGCTGCCGATCGCGGTCTCTCTCGGCGTCGTGGCGGCTTTGATCGCGACCGGCGTGATCGCTTCGCTCGCGCTTCCACCGCGCGCACCGGCTGCCGCGGATCGGTAA